The segment ccctggtTTCTTATGAATATTGATACTTGAATACTTGAGGGTGTTATACAGGACTGAGAAGATGCGGGAAGAGTTGCAGGCTAAGGTGGACTAATTATTTGAGGCCTGATCTGAAGCATGAGAGCTTTACACCCCAAGAAGAGGAGTTGATTGTTAGACTTCATGCAACCATAGGCAGCAGGTTGGTGGGTTTTTGGTTTGTTAACTTCTATATGAGTTTTTTTAGGAGGGCCAAACtgcacatttttctttttcccatgaCCCAAACATCTGATTTCCTATTGATTTCCCTGTTTTCATTCTTTCTCTGACACataaatctttttgttttagaTGGGCTGTTTCTCAATTTTCCCCTAGGCACATCTGTAGTCCTATTTGCCAAAGCCATTTGCAGTaaagtaacaagaaaattggAAAGAAAAGATTCAAAATTCTTCCTGTTACAGCTCGATCTGTTTGTAACAATTTGTCTAGTGACACCCAATTTGGGTTAATGTGCAAAGACGATGAATCCTTCTCTTATGGTTTTATGTGGTTCAGGTGGTCTATAATAGCCCAACAGCTTCCTGGGAGAACAGATAATGACGTAAAGAACTACTGGAACTCCAAGCTGAGAAAGAAGCTCTCTGAAATGGGGATTGATCCCATTACCCATAAACCCTTCTCTCAGATCCTTGCTGATTATGGAAACATTGGAGGCCTCCCAAAGAATGGAACCCGAATTGGGTCTCTCACCAGAGACTTGAAGAATGCTCTCATGTTGAAATCAGACCAATCATCAGCAATCACTTCAGAAGAATTCTCAAAACCAGAAGCAGCTCAAGAAATCTTCTTGACCAACAATCGTAACAGCCACGATAACCCGTCAATGAATCTTCTCACTCAGCTTAAAGCCATAAAACTGGTCACAGAAGCCTCAAGTTGCATCCACCATGGAAACATCTCTTCATTGTCGTCACCAACATCATCTTCTACATGCTTGACCCCAAAAGCAAAGTCACTCCATACATTTAGCTGGAGCGACTTCCTTCTAGAGGATGCATTTTTACCATCTGATCCGCAAGAGCAAGAAAACATGTCAAAGGGTAACTTGGACCTGCAGAGTGAGCCGAATGCAGATGGACAACGGCAAGTTGACCCAATTGAAGAGATGACCGACACAGTCCTTAGCAATGGCGCCTCTGAAGCTTCATCATCCTATGATAGTTCATTTCTGGAAGCCATGCTAGACCGAGAAAACGATATGTTCTTGGAGTTCCCTAGCCTTCTGGAGGAACCTTTCTACTACTGAATTCACACCAATTAAGTTAATTTGATAGAACTATAATGTTAGCCCTTCAAGGAATCACACATTAGAATTTGTCTGCTCAATGGTTTAAGGTAAGTGAACAATCCGAATCATTAATGTTTCTCTAGATCAGATTGTTAAAAATCAACCCACAATGCAATTTGCCTGCATCATTACGTTGCGGCTCCGCCAGTTGCCATGTCTCATGCGATATAGGGGCTGAACTAGCCAAGGGCGCTTTAAGTAAAGTGGTCGGCCGGTTCCAGGAAACGACTAATTGTGCCTAACCATATAGTAAGCTTGGAACGACCCAATTATTTACTCAAAGCGGAATAGAGCATAAAGCTCACTACAGCTGTTTCAATCTTATGATGTAGATGCGTAAGGTTGTGAATCCAACCCCAATCATGGGTTAATTCTCTCAACCATGGTTGTATGAGACTCCAGTCATACTATCAAATATGAATGACAATCCTAATTTTGAACAAGAATGAAATTTCATTATGAATTTTCTGGTTGTCATACAATTTTTGCAAGATGGGAAGAAATTGTGGGACGACTTTATGAAAACTTGGAAATGTAAGGGAAGGGTAACTGGgattttatcatgaaaatataagttaGATAATACAAAACTTGATGTATGATAATATGATGTACTAAGAATATACCATGAGAAGATAAATTAGATAGCATATAACTTAAGATACGATAACATGATATAATACGAGAATGAATTGAGAGAGGTAGGCTTGATATTAATGAATGGTTGGTGTTGAAGAGTTTGATAATTTGacgatgaaaatgttttttctatTACTTATGATgagttatattaaaattaagggaatcaaatattaatgtttgattgttttttatgaaattgttgATTAGAGCGGTTTTGTGCCTACTATGGggctcattttttgtttttgtttcattatttCTCTTTTGTATATCTTCttgattattttcatttatatatatatatatatacacttattttttcctttatatgcTCCTTAAATTGGAGTAAGAATGAATATGAATGCACAATAACATGGTGAAATTATCATTTAGCAAATATTTggtaaaaatatcaataaactGAGAATGCATGGTAACATATTTAGCCACAAGAGTGCTCATAGTTGCCTTCTTTTAGACAAAGTAATAATCAAGTTTAATATGATGAGTATAAAACATAGGATTTTGATATCGTTTTGCCCAATATTGTTCTCACaattttgagttttaatttGAGCGTTGTAATATTTGGTAAGGGTGAAGTCTCTTCCTTTTGAGTTGAAATTTCCTTTGTCATCTTTGACCATGATCACATTGTTCTAAGAAAAGTTTGTGTATGCTTcaagaatattttcttctttttttgggtACGATTGATTGCTCATGTTCTTGAAGAGCTTATATGAATTGACTAAAGAAAGAATAAGATGGTTTAATGAGCATAGCAAGTGTAAATTTTTCATACCTTTGTCATAAGTCATTAGTGAATTGAAAAACATTCTTGGCCAAAAACTGGCTTTTTGACTAAGGCAAGATTGTCACATATCCTTAAAGTCTCTATTCTTTAAAAGACCATGACCTCTTTCTTTTAGAGAGAGTCAtcaacatatttttcaaaattctttttttttcaactataaGAGGAGGAATTACTCTTCAAGAGAAGTTCATGCCTCATATACTAATTCAACACTAAAGATCAagcttaaaatatattttttcatgtcTTCAAAAAGATGACAAGTGAAAAGTTTGTTGTTATTGGTCTATAGTTGATATTGTGTGATAgaacttttcattttcttcattatcattaatttcttcaacacATTTTCTGCTTAAGATGACGGAAAAACATCAAGGCCATGAATTGAAAGGGTGATTTAGTTTCATCATAGTAGAAAAGTTGTACTATTTATCTTAATTGAGATTAAACTAGAATAGCGATGGAAGACTTAGATATTAAGATTAGGTTTCTTTTGGGTTTGAAGAGGAAGATATGGTTTGTGAACAAACTCAAGCCTTTTTATATCATTCGAATATCATCATTTGGATGATCCATCATTTCGTTTGGTGGTAATCGTACCTTTTGAACAAGACCCAGACTTGATCCTATCCCTTTTTCTCTTATTCGATGTTGCACAAtcaaacttttaggaaaattgattgtTTAGTATATATTATTTGGATCtctataaattttgaaagaaaccaTAAATAAGAATCATACCTCAAGTGAGAgagaaataatatattttctcaaattataGATGTTTGGTTGAAGAGAAGTgagagaaagtgaaggaaaGATACAGCGTAAAGAAGGCCTTGTTCAAGAGATAAAGATAAGAACTTTTAAGTAAGCGCCTAACCCTTTAATAGTAATCTCATGAAGAAATGTCTCCTTGTCATTCTTATGAATCTTTGCATATAACATATGTATGTTTAATAGATTTAAGCTCATAAATGATTCCCCGCTTTTTGACATTTAATTGTTTGActtctttattttaatctaaaggccttaaaataatttcaaaatcttcatGTTTGACCAAAAAGATGTTTTATGGCATGGTTGAATCATATCAATCTCGATGTTGATTTTGCTAATCAATGGTATGGAGAAAAACATTTAATTGAAGTGGTTAATTTCAAAGTTTTTATGAAACCTTATGTTTACTCTATTCTTGTATGagttaactttatttttaatttgtctaAGAATTTTAGGTgttggaaaggaagaaaaatgataGGAGGCTTGGGAAGAAGTCAACAAAATTGAACTTTGACaagtttcaaatatatatttaatacccgtttgacaatgatttttgaaagtgcttctaacatttttaatacttgaaaatttttatcattcaaatgttagaaaaactagaaatgtttttttgaaTCACTGATAAATACACTCTTAATTTAGGGTGTTATGAGCCTTTATGTTGTTAGGATTCCAATTTTAGCATGAAGTAGACTTGATAAAGGATGATTACGGAGATTTCATGTATTTTAGAAgttgtttggttgatgagaaaataaGAGTTGTAGGAAAGGAGACAAAAAAAGATTCTACCTTGGATTTCAATCTATTAAGGAtttcattgaataaaaaaatagttgtcaatTAATTGAATATAATAGTTTTACTTATATCAAAACTTTGAGTGTTGGATACGTGAGTTATGTTCGGACTTTTAGGACTAAATAcaatagattttaattttttgagatTTCATCGAAGGGCgtttatatcttaaaaaatttcaataaaatgaCGGATATTAAGAAAGTTTAGAGGatgcaattttaaaaatatttatttatttatcatgtaattagaaaaataaaccaattttttaaaaggaaatttccaataataaaaaaagagaaaaaaaaaaagaaaaaagaaaaaaaggtggggttgagtttgattgaaaaaaatgagaggCAACTCGAAGAGGAGAATTGGTGTGGGAGGAGCGAAGACAGATAGAAATGGTGGCAATCTCACTCTACCGAGGAAACCTTCACAGAGTGCCCGACGTTACTCGCCGATGGCTAATGCCAACCAATGGTATTTCCCTTAAAGATTTCCGTTCTCTCCTCTCCCGCCGTTCCGCCGCCTTATCTCGCCTCCGCTCTGCCGCCGGAACTTCCTCCAACCCTAACCCCATTCTTCACAAAGTGAAGctggagaaagaagaagaaccCACCAACGCCATTGGCTGTCCCGCTCGGCCTCAAGAGGAGCAGCCACCGAAGGTGATCAATCCtgaagaggaggaggaagaggagaaGCCTGCTCTGAATGGGAAGGGCAAAGAAGGAAAAGGGTCGGATGGTGATGACTGTGTTGCGAAATCGGTGGGTGTGTCTGGATCTTCGCCTGGTTCTAACCCTATCGTGCCGGAGAATGCTTCTGATCCCGCGGATGGCCATGGCAATTCCCAGGGTGAAAAGGCCGTGGCGGTTTCGCAAAACCCTAATTTGGAGGTATGAAATTTTCGTAGCTTTTATcagatttttttcttgtttaatttgatgTTGCTCAGGCTTAAATATTGATCTTATGCGTAGCTTTTTACGTGTGAAGAACTTTGAAATAACAGTGAATTATTGTTGAATTTGATAGTTTGCGAATGTTATGGTTAGGTTTTTGTTGGCAATGTGTTGAAAATTGCGTGAAAAATCCGAGTTGGAATGTAGTATTAGGTGTGATAAATCCATGTAATAAACTTGAAAGGATCCAAAGGCTTATCTTTTGGGGAGGGGATTCTTCAAATAGAAAGATTCATCTCGTGAAGTTGGGGACTATGTTGGGAGAAATTAGatggttgtggaggtttgcAGAAGAAAGGAACAACTTGTGCTGAAAGGTTATCATGGGAAAGTAtttatggcaaaaaaaaaaaagttatcatGGGAAAGTATGGTGATCGGAAGGAGGATGGTATTTCAATAACATCAAGGAGTCTTATGATTTGAGCTGTTGTTTAGACTTAGAAAGGGATTGGAAGACCTTATAACCAGAATGCGGGCGGTTTTGGGGAATGTTCACTCCACCATATTTTGATGGGAGGTTTTGGTGTTCCAAGAACTCTTTGAAAGACAGATCCCCATCTGCATTTAATCTGGCTACTTAGATTTAAGGATAGTTtcaattcttttggatttttaattgaTAGGCTTTGGTATGCTTTGGTGTATATTTTATGAGTGTTGAGTGTTGTATCCAATTCTTAGGTTAAATTTTCTACAAATAAGGGATTTATTGGCTTCCTTTAATCCTTTTAAAAGATGAGAGaaggggaaaagaaagaaagaaagaaaaagactgAGAAGAAGAGATAAGATTTATGTGCCACTATAATGGTTAGGTGTCACATGCACAAAGTTTccagcattttttttttgtttttgataagtGCACAAAGTTTCCTGCATTGGGACAACAAAAGTTTCAGCCTTGTAAAATCATCATCCTTGTCTATGGTTTTACCATTGACTGGCTCATTGTGTATAGGTGGTTTTCCTAGGGGTGTAGGTGGCAATCCTTCTTGAGAATCTCTAAGTACTGACTAGGGTTTCATTCTAGTGTAGATTCATAT is part of the Vitis riparia cultivar Riparia Gloire de Montpellier isolate 1030 chromosome 17, EGFV_Vit.rip_1.0, whole genome shotgun sequence genome and harbors:
- the LOC117904411 gene encoding transcription factor MYB35-like, whose translation is MFHLLPPTLPPLPLGSSTSPPLPIFLPFFLSSKMVRPPCCDKLNVKRGLWTAEEDAKILAHVSKHGTGNWTAVPKKAGLRRCGKSCRLRWTNYLRPDLKHESFTPQEEELIVRLHATIGSRWSIIAQQLPGRTDNDVKNYWNSKLRKKLSEMGIDPITHKPFSQILADYGNIGGLPKNGTRIGSLTRDLKNALMLKSDQSSAITSEEFSKPEAAQEIFLTNNRNSHDNPSMNLLTQLKAIKLVTEASSCIHHGNISSLSSPTSSSTCLTPKAKSLHTFSWSDFLLEDAFLPSDPQEQENMSKGNLDLQSEPNADGQRQVDPIEEMTDTVLSNGASEASSSYDSSFLEAMLDRENDMFLEFPSLLEEPFYY